One genomic region from Fictibacillus marinisediminis encodes:
- a CDS encoding sporulation YhaL family protein, with product MKGYVALGLGVLLIVAFVLKEFVAPLQYFFDLTPFWVYFVVAGIIFSGYRSYNLGSEQKLLDLKVIEQEGEVFMKRIAEERERRSK from the coding sequence ATGAAAGGATATGTAGCCCTGGGACTTGGAGTCTTACTCATTGTTGCTTTTGTTTTAAAAGAATTTGTTGCTCCTCTTCAATATTTCTTTGATTTAACGCCATTTTGGGTATACTTTGTGGTCGCAGGCATCATCTTCAGCGGATACCGGAGCTACAATTTAGGTTCTGAACAGAAGCTGCTCGACCTGAAGGTGATCGAACAAGAAGGGGAAGTATTCATGAAACGAATCGCTGAAGAACGTGAACGCAGAAGTAAATAG
- a CDS encoding phosphatase PAP2 family protein: MLQKWMKKISFPIVPAMLLVIGFLLAAAAIFIFASLSEEIVEKEPFEFDPVIIDAIRSYSSPGLDRVMLFFTEIGSKLALGILLAVGMLWLWFKRQNLWGMVFFLLAVGGGGLLNLLLKNAFQRKRPNADPLVEALGFSFPSGHAMGSMVYYGFLGYLVVRSKRKPLRKAGWTLLFAVAIIGIGISRIYLGVHYPSDIIAGYSAGLVWLLLCIAALEAVYFYKRQGDDPSDWKVADDD, translated from the coding sequence ATGCTGCAAAAATGGATGAAAAAAATATCTTTCCCTATCGTCCCGGCTATGCTGCTTGTGATTGGTTTTTTGCTGGCGGCGGCTGCTATTTTTATTTTTGCTTCCCTCTCTGAGGAAATTGTTGAAAAGGAACCTTTTGAATTTGATCCGGTAATTATTGATGCCATACGTTCTTATTCCTCACCGGGGCTGGATCGTGTGATGTTATTTTTCACAGAAATAGGGTCCAAGCTGGCTCTAGGCATTTTGCTTGCTGTGGGTATGCTTTGGCTGTGGTTCAAACGGCAGAATTTATGGGGGATGGTATTCTTCCTGCTGGCTGTTGGCGGGGGAGGCTTATTGAACTTGCTGCTCAAAAATGCTTTTCAAAGAAAAAGGCCCAATGCAGATCCTTTGGTAGAAGCACTCGGCTTCAGTTTTCCAAGCGGACATGCAATGGGCAGTATGGTGTATTATGGATTCTTGGGATATTTGGTTGTAAGGAGCAAGAGAAAGCCCTTAAGAAAAGCAGGGTGGACCTTATTGTTTGCGGTCGCCATAATTGGAATCGGCATCAGCCGCATTTATCTCGGTGTTCATTATCCCTCTGATATTATTGCGGGTTACTCTGCAGGATTGGTATGGCTTCTCTTATGCATAGCAGCCCTGGAGGCTGTTTATTTTTATAAACGCCAAGGAGATGATCCCTCAGACTGGAAAGTTGCCGACGATGACTGA
- a CDS encoding HIT family protein, giving the protein MNHDEHCIFCKIVKGEIPAYKVYEDENVLAFLDISQVTKGHTLVIPKEHYKDIFALPAEAAGKLFAAVPAVAAAIKESFDPIGLNVLNNNGEPAGQSVFHYHVHIIPRYGKGDGFGAVWETHDYSQEEFSEISSSIASHLSS; this is encoded by the coding sequence ATGAACCATGACGAGCATTGTATTTTTTGTAAAATCGTGAAGGGCGAAATACCCGCCTATAAAGTATATGAAGACGAAAACGTGCTGGCCTTTCTCGATATCAGCCAAGTCACAAAAGGGCATACCCTCGTAATCCCAAAGGAGCATTACAAAGATATTTTTGCCCTGCCTGCTGAAGCAGCAGGAAAACTGTTCGCAGCTGTTCCGGCCGTTGCCGCAGCGATTAAAGAGTCATTTGATCCCATCGGTCTTAATGTACTGAATAATAACGGAGAACCTGCAGGACAATCCGTTTTTCATTACCATGTACATATCATTCCCCGCTACGGCAAAGGAGATGGCTTTGGAGCAGTGTGGGAAACCCATGATTACTCACAGGAAGAGTTCAGTGAGATTTCCAGCTCGATCGCTTCCCATCTTTCTTCATAA
- a CDS encoding EcsC family protein: MGKYETQILAELNSWEKEINKNPSLWDRSAKKLQTRINDLLPEKVHQVITKSIKSMVHGTLIGSEYTSKKQPLAPLALRESDQAADSLITAYRRTAAVEGAGTGAGGFLLGLADFPILLGIKMKFLFDVAGVYGYDVKDYRERLYILYIFQLSYSSPFKRKELLEKIMNWERTIADFPSEQQYLQNIDWQSLQQDYRDHIDLVKMLQMIPGFGAVVGAYANYRFLDELGKTAKNCFRLRTINQLKEKGWLKEP; encoded by the coding sequence ATGGGAAAGTATGAAACACAAATTCTGGCTGAACTGAACAGTTGGGAAAAAGAGATCAACAAAAATCCCTCTCTCTGGGACCGATCAGCTAAAAAACTGCAAACCCGCATAAATGATCTTCTGCCCGAAAAGGTTCATCAGGTGATCACGAAAAGCATCAAAAGCATGGTGCATGGCACACTGATTGGTTCAGAATATACCTCGAAAAAGCAGCCGCTTGCTCCTCTCGCCCTCAGGGAAAGTGATCAAGCGGCAGATTCGTTAATCACCGCTTACCGCCGGACAGCTGCAGTTGAGGGGGCGGGAACAGGGGCGGGGGGATTTTTACTGGGCCTTGCGGATTTTCCAATCTTATTAGGAATTAAAATGAAGTTTCTGTTCGATGTGGCTGGAGTCTACGGATACGATGTTAAAGATTATCGTGAACGCCTGTATATTTTGTATATCTTTCAGCTTTCTTACTCAAGCCCGTTTAAGAGAAAAGAACTCTTGGAGAAAATCATGAACTGGGAACGGACTATTGCAGATTTTCCGTCTGAACAGCAATATTTGCAGAATATTGATTGGCAATCTTTGCAGCAGGATTACAGAGATCATATCGATCTAGTAAAGATGCTGCAGATGATCCCCGGTTTTGGAGCAGTAGTGGGTGCTTATGCGAACTATCGCTTTTTGGATGAACTTGGAAAAACCGCGAAGAATTGTTTCCGGCTGAGGACAATCAATCAATTAAAGGAAAAAGGCTGGCTGAAAGAGCCATAA
- a CDS encoding YtxH domain-containing protein, protein MSKAKSLLYGFAIGTIVTGATTLLSAPKSGKDVRQDIKDSAYKLKNSVSQMKRESITLKEKIMFVSKEGKDAFKQASADLKKDIDHWKEDVQPNMESIQENVKEIQDTLEESKATLAK, encoded by the coding sequence ATGTCTAAAGCAAAATCTTTACTTTACGGCTTCGCCATCGGAACAATCGTTACAGGTGCAACAACCCTGCTGTCTGCGCCTAAGTCAGGAAAGGACGTCAGACAGGACATCAAAGACAGTGCGTATAAGTTAAAGAACTCTGTCTCCCAAATGAAACGTGAGAGTATTACTCTTAAAGAAAAAATTATGTTTGTTTCCAAAGAAGGAAAGGACGCGTTCAAGCAGGCTTCTGCTGACTTAAAGAAGGATATTGATCATTGGAAGGAAGATGTTCAGCCCAACATGGAAAGTATCCAGGAGAACGTAAAAGAAATCCAGGACACGCTTGAGGAAAGCAAAGCTACCCTGGCTAAATAA
- a CDS encoding peptidylprolyl isomerase: protein MKKWLLSLGLAAGVLSLSACNSGAGSEKVVESKAGDITKDEFYNELKAQYGNQVLKQMVDNKLLEKEYKVTNNEIDNEIAKIKKQLGSEDQFKQALQQNGIKNEKDLRKLVKTQLLNKKAATDGVKVTDAEMKKVFNEKYNEEVKASHILVDDAKTAKEVKAKLDKGEDFAKLAEKYSKDPGSKSKGGDLGYFGKGQMVPEFDKVAFKLKPGQVSDPVKSQFGYHIIKVVDKKTNKFEDKKKQISEELKQQKAKPTDQVITKLQKKADIKIKDKDLKDALKKQDTQMPAQPQQ, encoded by the coding sequence ATGAAAAAATGGTTATTATCCCTTGGACTTGCTGCGGGAGTGTTGTCGCTGTCAGCGTGCAACTCCGGTGCAGGATCAGAGAAGGTTGTGGAATCCAAAGCTGGAGACATCACCAAGGATGAATTCTACAATGAGCTTAAGGCACAGTACGGAAATCAAGTTCTTAAGCAAATGGTTGATAATAAACTTCTCGAAAAAGAGTACAAGGTTACCAATAATGAGATTGACAACGAGATCGCTAAAATCAAAAAACAGCTTGGCAGTGAAGACCAGTTCAAGCAAGCCCTTCAACAAAACGGCATTAAAAACGAAAAAGATTTACGAAAACTCGTTAAGACACAGCTTCTAAATAAAAAGGCAGCAACAGATGGTGTCAAAGTTACCGATGCTGAAATGAAAAAAGTATTTAACGAAAAATATAACGAAGAAGTAAAAGCAAGCCACATCCTGGTGGATGATGCTAAAACAGCAAAAGAAGTAAAAGCGAAACTTGATAAAGGTGAAGACTTTGCCAAACTTGCTGAAAAGTATTCCAAAGACCCTGGTTCTAAATCAAAAGGCGGAGACCTTGGTTACTTCGGTAAAGGCCAAATGGTTCCGGAATTTGATAAAGTAGCATTCAAGCTTAAACCTGGACAAGTCAGCGACCCTGTAAAATCTCAATTCGGCTACCACATCATTAAAGTCGTAGACAAGAAAACCAACAAGTTTGAAGACAAGAAGAAACAAATCAGTGAAGAACTGAAACAGCAAAAAGCGAAACCAACAGATCAAGTCATCACTAAGCTTCAGAAAAAAGCTGACATCAAGATCAAAGATAAAGATCTAAAAGACGCACTAAAAAAACAAGACACTCAAATGCCAGCCCAGCCACAGCAATAA
- a CDS encoding YjcZ family sporulation protein, translating to MGSTHGRGFALIVVLFILLIIVGCVCWGGWC from the coding sequence ATGGGTTCTACACATGGAAGAGGCTTTGCGTTAATCGTTGTGTTGTTTATTCTGTTGATCATCGTCGGATGTGTATGTTGGGGAGGATGGTGTTAA
- a CDS encoding YpmS family protein, whose protein sequence is MKNKWKWSFFALAAVIVIVIIVIASLIFSGGEKDFDKAEQTGGSLAGKKLFTIHTGKEQAAFLMNKQIEEQKNLDLKVKLTNQMKLFGRVDVFGREVVYQMSMAPEVLPNGDLALHEKNVQVGRLNLPGEQVLNLVSNSVDLPKWVKVYPQEEMIHVQLTKMNIKKHIKVKAKEVDLPHNNISIDVFGK, encoded by the coding sequence ATGAAAAACAAATGGAAATGGAGCTTCTTTGCTCTGGCTGCCGTTATCGTCATCGTTATCATTGTCATTGCATCGCTGATATTTTCAGGGGGAGAAAAGGACTTTGATAAAGCTGAACAAACCGGTGGATCACTGGCGGGAAAGAAACTATTCACTATACATACGGGGAAAGAACAGGCTGCGTTTCTAATGAACAAACAAATTGAGGAACAAAAAAACCTGGACCTAAAGGTAAAGCTTACGAATCAGATGAAACTGTTCGGGCGGGTAGACGTTTTTGGAAGAGAAGTAGTATACCAGATGTCGATGGCGCCAGAGGTTCTTCCGAATGGAGATCTGGCTCTGCATGAAAAAAATGTACAGGTCGGACGTTTGAATCTGCCGGGCGAGCAGGTGCTTAATCTGGTTTCAAACAGTGTAGACCTCCCCAAATGGGTAAAGGTTTACCCTCAGGAAGAAATGATTCACGTGCAGCTGACCAAGATGAACATAAAGAAGCACATTAAGGTAAAGGCCAAAGAGGTCGATCTGCCCCATAATAATATTTCGATAGACGTGTTTGGAAAATAA
- a CDS encoding type 1 glutamine amidotransferase domain-containing protein: protein MAKIATVLTNLFEDVEYTDPAKAYKEAGHEVVVISSEKGKQLEGKQKEETVTADAGIGDVSPSDFDALFIPGGFSPDQLRDDERFVSFAKDFADNGKPIFAICHGPQLLITAEVLKGRKVTGYNSIKVDLKNAGANFVDEEVAVCGGNLVTSRQPDDIPAFNKESLSILSKLNQ, encoded by the coding sequence GTGGCTAAAATCGCAACTGTACTTACCAATTTATTTGAAGATGTTGAATATACAGACCCAGCGAAAGCTTATAAAGAAGCGGGTCACGAGGTAGTGGTGATCAGCTCGGAAAAAGGAAAACAGCTGGAAGGAAAGCAGAAAGAAGAAACCGTTACTGCTGATGCAGGCATTGGTGATGTCAGCCCTTCTGATTTTGATGCTCTTTTCATCCCCGGCGGCTTCTCGCCTGATCAACTTAGGGATGATGAACGGTTTGTGAGTTTCGCAAAAGACTTTGCTGATAACGGAAAACCAATCTTTGCGATCTGTCACGGCCCTCAGCTATTAATTACAGCAGAAGTATTAAAGGGCAGAAAAGTAACAGGCTATAACTCCATTAAAGTGGATTTGAAAAATGCGGGAGCTAATTTTGTCGATGAAGAAGTGGCAGTTTGCGGAGGCAACCTTGTGACCAGCCGACAGCCTGATGACATCCCGGCATTCAACAAGGAGTCCCTTTCCATTCTTTCAAAATTAAATCAATAA
- a CDS encoding YkvA family protein, with product MERHTIGNYFNRMKSKASVILDDDHQTGELITNAEKKTESAQNNSSLRELTSQVKALIRLVKHYRDGSYRHVSKKSMMLIVAALLYFVSPIDAVPDFLVGIGLLDDAAVLAFLYKTIKKKSIITWNGKKKSKP from the coding sequence ATGGAGCGTCACACCATCGGTAATTATTTTAACAGAATGAAAAGCAAGGCCTCTGTTATTCTGGATGATGATCATCAAACAGGTGAACTGATCACCAATGCCGAGAAAAAAACAGAATCTGCACAAAACAACAGCAGCTTGCGGGAACTGACTTCTCAGGTGAAAGCGTTAATCAGGCTGGTAAAGCATTATCGTGACGGCTCATACCGGCATGTATCAAAAAAATCGATGATGCTTATTGTTGCGGCCCTGCTGTATTTTGTCAGTCCAATCGATGCAGTTCCAGACTTTTTGGTAGGCATTGGCCTATTGGATGATGCTGCTGTTTTGGCTTTTTTATACAAAACGATCAAAAAGAAATCGATCATTACATGGAATGGGAAGAAGAAGAGCAAACCATAA
- a CDS encoding YjcZ family sporulation protein has translation MSGFSGGFELIVVLIILLIIIGCICFC, from the coding sequence ATGAGCGGTTTTTCTGGCGGCTTTGAGCTGATTGTTGTATTGATAATCCTACTCATTATTATCGGATGTATTTGTTTCTGTTGA
- a CDS encoding ferritin-like domain-containing protein translates to MEKDLQALIDGLNEDLANEYSAIIMYNHNAATVSGIFRQVLKPFFESEISDEQGHALYLAEKISTLGGIPTTTPKEVKQVSDVRQMLEEARNAEIDTIRRYEERKEQAAQLKLTELVVQLEDMIADETKHKEEMDRLLKDNRF, encoded by the coding sequence ATGGAAAAAGATTTACAAGCACTAATTGATGGACTAAACGAGGATCTAGCCAACGAATATTCAGCGATCATTATGTACAATCACAACGCAGCAACGGTTTCAGGAATCTTTCGCCAAGTGCTAAAGCCATTCTTTGAGTCAGAAATTAGCGATGAACAAGGCCATGCCCTTTACCTTGCAGAAAAGATCAGCACACTCGGCGGAATACCTACAACAACTCCAAAAGAAGTCAAACAGGTATCAGATGTACGCCAAATGCTTGAAGAAGCAAGAAATGCAGAAATTGACACCATTCGCCGATACGAAGAACGCAAAGAGCAGGCAGCTCAGCTGAAACTGACGGAACTGGTTGTCCAGCTCGAAGACATGATTGCTGATGAAACCAAACATAAAGAAGAAATGGATCGTCTATTAAAAGACAACCGTTTCTAA
- a CDS encoding DUF1878 family protein — METIEERVERLEYYNRLTVQSINLRTYPFYTLVMEKHLSEDEVGDVLSLCDELQRRFEVQTESGYVQYLPLLLHFAGMLNQKLKPRETVQALRTQGVYPELMDKLYDLARRYE, encoded by the coding sequence ATGGAAACGATTGAAGAACGTGTTGAACGGCTGGAATATTATAACCGGCTTACTGTACAATCGATAAATTTAAGGACATATCCCTTCTATACGCTGGTGATGGAAAAACACCTTAGCGAAGACGAGGTGGGAGATGTCCTTTCATTGTGCGATGAACTCCAAAGACGTTTTGAGGTCCAGACGGAGAGCGGTTATGTGCAATACCTTCCTCTTCTTCTCCATTTTGCAGGAATGCTGAATCAAAAGCTGAAGCCAAGAGAAACCGTTCAAGCACTTCGTACCCAAGGCGTCTATCCTGAACTTATGGATAAGCTGTATGATTTGGCACGGCGTTACGAGTGA
- a CDS encoding ABC transporter ATP-binding protein, protein MKKILEVNGLTGGYSPDRPVLHDVSFNVHANEIVGLIGLNGAGKSTTIKHVLGLMEPNKGTSRINGKTFQEEPEEYRGQLSYIPETPILYEELTLWEHLEMTAMAYGLEEQTFLTRVRPLLAEFNMENKIKWFPGHFSKGMRQKVMILCAFLVEPELYIVDEPFVGLDPLGIHSFLELMERFKNNGAGILMSTHILATAERYCDRFIILHEGKIALEGTLAELKNQVGNPQATLDEIYIYTSRGNRP, encoded by the coding sequence ATGAAAAAAATTCTTGAAGTCAACGGATTAACAGGAGGCTATTCACCTGACAGGCCTGTGCTGCATGATGTTTCTTTTAATGTGCATGCCAATGAAATCGTAGGGCTGATCGGTTTGAACGGAGCGGGTAAAAGTACGACCATCAAGCATGTTTTAGGTCTTATGGAGCCGAATAAAGGTACTTCCAGAATTAATGGGAAGACGTTTCAGGAGGAACCGGAGGAATATCGCGGACAGTTATCCTACATACCAGAGACACCTATCCTGTACGAAGAGCTTACTCTTTGGGAACACCTCGAGATGACTGCCATGGCGTATGGCCTGGAGGAGCAGACGTTTTTAACAAGAGTAAGGCCTCTGCTTGCGGAATTTAACATGGAAAATAAAATCAAATGGTTTCCCGGACATTTTTCAAAAGGTATGCGGCAGAAAGTCATGATTTTGTGCGCTTTCCTGGTAGAGCCTGAACTCTACATCGTTGACGAACCATTCGTCGGACTGGACCCGCTCGGCATTCATTCATTTCTGGAACTGATGGAAAGGTTTAAAAATAACGGAGCAGGCATCCTGATGTCAACACATATCCTGGCAACGGCGGAACGGTACTGCGATCGTTTCATCATCCTGCATGAAGGCAAGATCGCTTTGGAAGGGACGTTAGCGGAATTGAAAAATCAGGTCGGAAATCCTCAGGCTACGCTCGATGAGATCTATATTTATACCAGCAGAGGAAACAGGCCATGA
- a CDS encoding tryptophan transporter, with translation MKTKSLALTGVLLALGYVLHAIMPPFFLGMRPDMMLTMLFLTIIMFPSLSNVIVAALATGVITAITTTFPGGQIANLVDKPITALVFLGLFLLVSRFKLNALTAAILTFAGTIVSGSIFLGTALLVAGLPGTFLSIFLAVVLPTAAVNCVVMFVLYPVAHSIRKRSIPPQSKEAQV, from the coding sequence ATGAAAACTAAATCATTAGCACTGACAGGTGTTTTATTAGCATTGGGGTATGTTCTTCATGCCATTATGCCGCCCTTCTTTTTAGGGATGAGGCCAGATATGATGCTTACTATGCTATTTCTAACGATTATCATGTTCCCGTCGCTTTCTAACGTCATTGTAGCTGCGCTGGCAACAGGAGTCATTACAGCCATAACAACAACTTTCCCGGGCGGGCAGATCGCCAACCTGGTCGATAAACCAATAACCGCACTCGTTTTTTTAGGACTATTCCTACTCGTTTCGCGCTTTAAACTAAATGCATTAACAGCTGCGATATTAACTTTCGCTGGAACGATTGTGAGCGGATCGATTTTCCTCGGTACAGCTCTTCTCGTTGCCGGCCTGCCTGGTACGTTTTTGTCCATCTTCCTGGCGGTCGTATTGCCGACTGCTGCCGTAAACTGTGTCGTCATGTTCGTCTTGTATCCGGTAGCACACAGCATCAGAAAGCGTTCAATACCACCGCAATCGAAAGAAGCACAAGTATAA
- a CDS encoding ABC transporter permease, translating into MMDFTKIWQSRKDQYFAIALRYFRLIGNSGFMLSLYILFVMGSFYYARILKQLPENFPASWLLVAVFAYLLTKSPVRTFLKKGDLVFLLPVESRMKEYFRHSLRYTIIIQCFVIAVVFLAFGPVFSKFISGRLFEMLVTFILLLAAKIWNVKTSWEEQRLPFDRSRRNYMAIRLAVNAVFLYLLFQKAYVFILAILAIMYVLSNFVFGYIKKVHGYKWEHLLEVENGMMMKLYRIANLFTDVPQLSQKVKPRKWLSPLSKVAFKQSHTFDGLYRKTFFRSNDYYGIYIRLIIIGVLFLFWIPSGWWHPLLVLLFMHATGVQLLPLYGHHRGNVWFELYPVKHQWRFQAFQKWLRILLTIQAVLYIAFLLLTGGTWMIGAVSGVAAVIFVWLFTSYYTKKQLLRVM; encoded by the coding sequence ATGATGGATTTCACAAAGATATGGCAGAGCAGAAAGGACCAGTATTTTGCAATAGCGCTCCGCTACTTCAGATTGATTGGAAACAGCGGGTTCATGCTCTCGCTTTACATTTTGTTTGTGATGGGAAGCTTCTATTATGCCAGAATCCTTAAACAGCTCCCTGAAAACTTTCCAGCGTCCTGGCTGCTTGTCGCGGTGTTTGCCTATTTGCTGACAAAAAGCCCTGTACGGACGTTTTTGAAAAAAGGCGACCTCGTGTTTCTCCTGCCTGTCGAATCGAGAATGAAAGAATATTTCAGGCATTCCCTGCGTTATACGATCATCATTCAATGCTTCGTGATCGCCGTTGTGTTTCTCGCATTCGGGCCGGTGTTTTCAAAGTTCATTTCCGGAAGGCTGTTTGAAATGCTGGTGACCTTTATTCTGTTGCTGGCAGCAAAAATATGGAACGTCAAAACCTCATGGGAAGAACAGCGGCTGCCCTTTGACCGCAGCAGGAGGAACTATATGGCTATCCGTTTGGCTGTTAATGCAGTGTTCCTGTATCTTCTTTTTCAGAAGGCTTATGTGTTCATCCTCGCTATTCTTGCCATTATGTACGTTTTATCAAATTTTGTTTTTGGTTATATCAAGAAAGTGCACGGCTACAAGTGGGAGCATTTGCTTGAAGTGGAAAATGGCATGATGATGAAGCTATATCGGATTGCCAACTTGTTTACAGACGTCCCTCAGCTGTCTCAAAAAGTAAAGCCGAGAAAGTGGCTGTCACCGCTTTCCAAAGTGGCCTTTAAACAGAGCCATACGTTTGACGGTTTATACCGCAAGACGTTTTTTCGATCCAATGATTATTATGGAATCTACATTAGACTGATTATCATCGGCGTTCTTTTCCTTTTCTGGATCCCGTCCGGGTGGTGGCATCCTCTACTCGTCTTGTTATTTATGCATGCAACAGGCGTACAATTGCTGCCGCTTTACGGTCACCACAGGGGAAACGTATGGTTCGAGCTGTATCCAGTCAAACACCAATGGCGTTTTCAGGCTTTTCAAAAATGGCTTCGTATCCTTTTAACCATCCAGGCCGTCCTTTATATTGCCTTTCTGCTGTTGACGGGAGGGACTTGGATGATTGGAGCTGTATCAGGAGTGGCTGCAGTTATCTTTGTCTGGCTGTTTACCTCTTACTATACTAAAAAACAGCTGTTGCGAGTAATGTAG
- a CDS encoding YjcZ family sporulation protein has product MGCGAGFGHSFLILIILFILLIIIGCTCFTW; this is encoded by the coding sequence ATGGGATGCGGTGCTGGTTTCGGACATAGCTTTTTAATTCTGATCATTCTTTTCATTTTATTGATAATAATTGGCTGTACTTGCTTCACGTGGTAA
- a CDS encoding DUF3243 domain-containing protein, whose product MGNEEKHILHKDDTVNINKVDDTVGRISDERKDEILRNFSEFKSYLHTRVALGEKLGLDEETIAKAAQKVADHLAETEEPRNAEENLLKELWKAGDENQRHQLAHMLVKLVQ is encoded by the coding sequence ATGGGCAATGAAGAAAAGCATATCCTGCACAAAGACGATACAGTGAACATCAACAAAGTAGATGATACCGTTGGACGCATCAGTGATGAACGCAAAGATGAAATTTTACGGAACTTTTCTGAATTTAAATCGTATCTTCATACAAGGGTGGCGCTTGGTGAGAAACTTGGATTAGATGAAGAAACAATTGCTAAAGCTGCACAAAAAGTGGCAGATCATCTGGCTGAAACCGAAGAGCCGCGCAATGCTGAAGAAAACCTTCTGAAAGAGCTTTGGAAGGCAGGAGACGAAAATCAAAGGCATCAACTGGCGCATATGCTTGTAAAGCTTGTACAATAG
- the serC gene encoding 3-phosphoserine/phosphohydroxythreonine transaminase — MKQVYNFNAGPAALPRQVLKKAKEEFLDFQDTGISIMEHSHRGKHYEEVHEEAKNLLKELLSIPDQYEVLFLQGGASLQFAMIPMNFMKPGEQSGYILTGSWSEKALKEADKFGDVKDIVSGKASNYASIPDLPSFSPEEYSYVHLTSNNTIYGTQWASFDGIDHPFLIADMSSDILSRRIPIDKFGLIYAGAQKNLGPAGVTVVIFRKDAAERANEGLPAILSYETHIKNRSLYNTPPTFSIYLLKLVLEWAKNLGGLEELEKRNQEKAQLIYEAIDQSSGFYSGHAARDSRSLMNITFTLKNEELTKQFLKEAHEQGFYGLAGHRSIGGCRASAYNAVPLEACQALRDFMENFQKKHDK, encoded by the coding sequence ATGAAACAGGTATATAATTTTAACGCAGGACCTGCCGCTTTACCCCGGCAGGTATTGAAAAAAGCAAAAGAAGAATTTTTGGATTTCCAGGACACGGGGATCAGCATTATGGAACACAGCCATCGCGGTAAACACTATGAGGAAGTTCATGAAGAAGCAAAAAACCTTTTAAAAGAACTGCTTTCTATACCCGATCAGTATGAAGTTCTATTCTTGCAGGGCGGTGCGAGCCTGCAATTTGCGATGATACCCATGAATTTTATGAAGCCCGGCGAACAGTCCGGCTATATCTTAACCGGTTCCTGGTCTGAAAAAGCGTTAAAAGAGGCCGATAAATTTGGAGATGTAAAAGACATCGTATCAGGAAAAGCTTCCAACTATGCCTCTATTCCTGATCTTCCTTCTTTTTCTCCTGAAGAATATTCGTATGTTCATTTAACATCCAACAATACCATCTATGGTACACAATGGGCTTCATTCGACGGTATTGACCACCCTTTTTTGATCGCTGATATGTCCAGTGATATTTTAAGCAGAAGGATTCCCATAGATAAGTTCGGCCTAATTTATGCAGGAGCTCAAAAAAACCTGGGTCCTGCCGGTGTGACGGTTGTAATTTTTCGAAAAGATGCAGCCGAACGGGCAAATGAAGGGCTTCCGGCCATTCTTTCGTATGAGACACACATTAAAAACCGTTCGCTCTATAACACCCCTCCTACCTTTTCCATCTATCTTCTGAAACTCGTTCTTGAATGGGCGAAAAATCTGGGCGGTCTGGAGGAACTCGAAAAAAGAAACCAGGAAAAAGCGCAGCTCATCTATGAAGCCATTGATCAAAGCAGCGGCTTTTATTCAGGACATGCTGCCAGGGACAGCCGATCATTGATGAATATTACGTTCACCTTAAAAAATGAAGAGTTGACGAAGCAGTTTTTAAAAGAAGCACATGAACAAGGATTTTACGGGCTGGCCGGCCACCGGTCCATCGGCGGATGCAGAGCCTCAGCCTATAATGCAGTTCCTCTTGAGGCCTGTCAGGCACTTAGGGATTTCATGGAAAATTTCCAGAAAAAACATGATAAATAG